From the genome of Monomorium pharaonis isolate MP-MQ-018 chromosome 2, ASM1337386v2, whole genome shotgun sequence, one region includes:
- the LOC105840813 gene encoding uncharacterized protein LOC105840813 isoform X2: protein MLYTKRSLRRIARHDEPEFSNASILNSMEKFVRTVSEMEDTILVPSRLLDLSVGDAGDTICMKGKRGCTVKDTLANTDLYRLYNIINQMKIELLWSQEPQPTVADDQTPIKSHPVGSPSAELVHHHPMASVNGRLGHVRCPSTTSMQSVQSASSIAWTSDSDSENGIEIDSGLEGEECVDLASIAAENFKRHLRGLHSSIARMTEAAEYLTLRYQADVGGQV from the coding sequence GAGTTTACGAAGGATCGCCCGGCACGACGAGCCGGAGTTCAGCAATGCCAGCATTCTGAACAGCATGGAGAAATTCGTGCGCACCGTGAGCGAGATGGAGGACACCATCCTGGTGCCTAGCCGCCTGCTGGACCTATCCGTAGGTGATGCAGGCGACACGATCTGCATGAAGGGCAAACGCGGCTGTACGGTGAAGGATACCCTAGCCAACACCGATCTGTACCGCCTCTACAACATCATCAATCAGATGAAGATCGAGCTGCTATGGTCGCAGGAACCGCAACCTACTGTGGCGGACGATCAGACGCCGATCAAAAGCCATCCAGTCGGTAGTCCGTCCGCCGAGTTGGTGCACCATCATCCGATGGCGTCTGTGAACGGCAGACTTGGCCACGTACGTTGTCCCAGCACCACGTCGATGCAGAGCGTGCAGAGCGCGTCCTCGATCGCCTGGACCTCCGACTCGGACTCCGAGAACGGCATCGAGATCGACAGCGGCTTGGAAGGTGAGGAGTGCGTGGACCTGGCGAGCATCGCCGCCGAAAACTTCAAGCGTCATCTGCGCGGCCTCCACAGCAGCATCGCCCGTATGACGGAGGCAGCGGAGTATCTGACGTTGCGGTACCAAGCCGACGTCGGCGGGCAGGTCTGA
- the LOC105840813 gene encoding uncharacterized protein LOC105840813 isoform X1, with protein MNYGDMTNVDPARSLRRIARHDEPEFSNASILNSMEKFVRTVSEMEDTILVPSRLLDLSVGDAGDTICMKGKRGCTVKDTLANTDLYRLYNIINQMKIELLWSQEPQPTVADDQTPIKSHPVGSPSAELVHHHPMASVNGRLGHVRCPSTTSMQSVQSASSIAWTSDSDSENGIEIDSGLEGEECVDLASIAAENFKRHLRGLHSSIARMTEAAEYLTLRYQADVGGQV; from the coding sequence GAGTTTACGAAGGATCGCCCGGCACGACGAGCCGGAGTTCAGCAATGCCAGCATTCTGAACAGCATGGAGAAATTCGTGCGCACCGTGAGCGAGATGGAGGACACCATCCTGGTGCCTAGCCGCCTGCTGGACCTATCCGTAGGTGATGCAGGCGACACGATCTGCATGAAGGGCAAACGCGGCTGTACGGTGAAGGATACCCTAGCCAACACCGATCTGTACCGCCTCTACAACATCATCAATCAGATGAAGATCGAGCTGCTATGGTCGCAGGAACCGCAACCTACTGTGGCGGACGATCAGACGCCGATCAAAAGCCATCCAGTCGGTAGTCCGTCCGCCGAGTTGGTGCACCATCATCCGATGGCGTCTGTGAACGGCAGACTTGGCCACGTACGTTGTCCCAGCACCACGTCGATGCAGAGCGTGCAGAGCGCGTCCTCGATCGCCTGGACCTCCGACTCGGACTCCGAGAACGGCATCGAGATCGACAGCGGCTTGGAAGGTGAGGAGTGCGTGGACCTGGCGAGCATCGCCGCCGAAAACTTCAAGCGTCATCTGCGCGGCCTCCACAGCAGCATCGCCCGTATGACGGAGGCAGCGGAGTATCTGACGTTGCGGTACCAAGCCGACGTCGGCGGGCAGGTCTGA